Sequence from the Afifella aestuarii genome:
ATCTTGATGGAAGAGCATTTCCCAACTCATAAGTGGCGGATCCAGGACTTCGTCGACGTCCCGACGTTGCAGAGGATCCAGGACACGTTTGCCAAGGCCATGGATATGGCGGCGGTGACAGTTGGTCGCGACGGGGTTCCCGTCACCAAAACAAGCAATTTCCAGCCTGTGTGTCGTTTGATGCGTTCCACCCCCGAAGGGTTGCGGCGCTGTCATGCATGCGATGCCTGCGGGGGCCTCGCCGCCTACCGGTCTGGCCGGCCGGCAACCTATGTCTGCCATGCCGGGCTCGTCGACGTCGCCGCGCCGATCATCATCGAGGACGAATATCTCGGCTGCCTCTTGTGCGGCCAGGTGATGCTCGAAAGTGAACGCGAGCGCACGATCCAGAACGTGCTCGACCGAAACGGTTCAATTGGCATTGCTCCGGCTGAACTCGAGGAAGCCGTCTATGCCATGCCGGCGGCCGATCGAGATCGCCTCGATTCCGCTGTCGAGATGCTGATGCTGGCGGCGAGCCACATCATCGAGATTGGCAAGACGAACCTGATCCAGGCGCGCCTCCTCAAAGAGGTGAAAGCCAAGGCGGCCACGGAAAAGGCGCTGCAGGATGCGCAGTTGCGGGCGTTGCAGGCGCGCGTCAATCCGCATTTCCTGTTCAATTCCTTGACGCTCATTGGCTACACGGCTTTCGAGGAGAAGGCGGTGAAGACCGAGGAGGTCGCTTATATGCTGAGCGACATCCTCCGCTACAGCCTGCGCAATCTCGCCACTTCGGTACCGCTCAGCGAAGAATTCGACATGATCGAACGCTGCTTGCGCCTCCACCAGCTTCGCTTCGGCGACCACCTGAGCATCGAAGTCGATCTCGACGAAAGCCTGCGCAATTGGCCGGTCCCGTGCATGGTTCTGCAGCCGCTTGCCGAGAACGCTATCGTGCATGGGGTGGAAGCGCTCTCGCGGCCGGTGCGTGTGCGCGTTTCGGCCCGGAGGGTAGGCGATCGCGGCTTGATCGAGGTTTATGACAACGGCGCGGGGATGAGTGAGGCTCAGGTCGCCGCGCTCAACAACGATCGTTGTGTCTTGCAGCAGGCGGAGCGCAGCCGCGCGGCTCTCGGACTGCAGAGCGTTATCACCCGGCTCGACAGCGAGTACGGCAACGACTTCGATCTAAAAGTAACAAGCAGATTGAATGAGGGAACCCGAATTGAGCTTTCCTGGCCACTCGGCGACTATGCGCAGCTCGAAAATGCTTGAGCTCGCACGCACTGAGCGTTTTGCGTCCATGTTTCAAGGCGCTTTTCAGCAGGAGTCCTCGGTTCGGCCCGGCCTTTTGGTGGCCGACGACACGCCCATCATTCGCTCGACGGTCAGCCGCGTCGTGGCGGCGGAGGCGCTCGACTTCGCCAATGTCTGGGAGGCCAAGAACGGCTCCGAGGCGGTGGAGCTGGCGCGGCGCGAGCATCCTGAGCTTATTCTGATCGACATCAAGATGCCTGGCGTGGACGGGTTGGAAGCGGCGGCGATCATCAAGGCCGAGCTGCCGCGCACGCGGCTCATCTTCCTCACGGCTTATGATGAATTTGCCTATGTGCAACGCGCTCTCAAGATCGGTGCGCTCGACTATCTTCTGAAGCCGATCCGTCCGGCGAAGCTTGGCGAATTGTTGCGGAAGCTCCACGGTGAGATCTGCACGGAATTGAGTGCGTCCTCGTCCGCCTCCGATGCGGAGATCGCGCGGGACGTGACGTCGGCTGCCACGCCCTGTGCGCCGGAGAGAGATCCGGTCAAGCGTGCGATCGCCTTCATTTCCGAAAACTATGCCGATGAAAACATGTCGCTCTCGGCTGTCGCCAATGTCGCGCATCTCAGCCCGTCGCACCTTGCGCACCGTTTTCGCGAATGTGTCGGCATCAGCTACAAGCAGTTTCTCACCGAGAAGCGCATCGAGGCGGCCAAGGATCTGCTCTTGACGACCGACACGACCAACGAAGCGGTCGCCGAGCAGGTCGGCTATGCCAACGTCACCAATTTCTATCGCCTGTTCCAGCGTGAGACAGGCATGACGCCGGCGCAGTTCCGCCGAAGCGAGAAGGAGCCGGTGCCGGACGCGCAATGATCTTCGCGCCGCCTATTTCTGGGGCGGCGCGCCTGTTTTGTCTTCACGATCATGCATGGCGATGCCAATCGGCGTCACGAACATCGGGTGAGACGGCAGCTTCGTCGGGATTCCGGTCATCTCGGCCACGATGTCGGCCATGCCGGGCATCCCGCTGGTGCCGCCCACCAGATGGATGGTCTTGACGTCGTACGGGGCGATGTGGCGGGCGACGATGCTACCGACCTTCTGCATAACCGGTCTGACCAGCGGATAAAGTGAACGGGCCCTTTTTGGGTCCTTTTTGATGTCTTCCGCCTCCTCGAAAGAAACGCCGAGAGCGCCTGAAAGCACCAGCGTGAACTGGGTCCCGCCAGTCGCCTCGTCGGCCGTATAGACGACTTCGCCATCCTTGAAGATCGCAACGCCCGTCGTGCCGCCGCCGACGTCGACCACCGCCCCGTCCTTGATCTGCAGGAGGGCATTGGCCGCTGTCGGTTCATCGACGAAATGCTCGCATTCGAGCCCTGCACCGATGACGACATTCTGCGTTGCCTTCACCTCCGCCGGCGCAACGCCAGGAGGGTAGGAGGTCGCCGCACTCTCGAGCGCGAAGCCGAGATCCGCCTCAACCTCCGCCTTCATGCGCGAAAGGATCTGCATGGCGCCGATGAAATCCACCACGAGGCCGTCCCGCACGATCTGCGCGAATTGATAGCGCCCGGCGAGCGGCTGTCCGTCCTCGTCGAGAACGACGAGGACGGTATAGGCCGTGCCGAGGTCGACCCCGACATGAACCCGGCCCTTGTAACCCTGCCGAGCCGGCGTCTTGTTGAAGACGCTGACTGCACGGGCGAGGATGTCGTCGGCGTGGCTGTTCATCGTTCCTGCCTCACGCGGCTTCTGCTCTCGCCTTTTCGGTCAGGCGAAGTGTGTCGATGGCGATCATCTTTTCCTCGTCGGTCGGCACGACCATGGCCGCCGTCCTGGAATCACGGGTGCTGATCCGCCCGTCGTCGCCCGGCGCCTCGTTGGCGTCGCTATCGATGGCAATGCCGAGGAAGCCGAGCTTCTCGCAGATCCGCGCTCGCATCGAGGGGCTGTTCTCGCCGATGCCTGCGGTGAAGACCAACGCATCGAGCCCGCCCAAGGCGGCTGCATAAGACCCGATATATTTCCGCGTCATGTAGGCGAACATCTCAAGCGCGAGCTCGCAACGTTCGCAGCCACCCTCGGCGCGTTCCTCAACTTCTCGCATATCGTTGCTAATGCCTGAGACGCCGAGGAGACCGCTCCGTTTGTAAAGCATGGCCTCGATATCATCGA
This genomic interval carries:
- a CDS encoding PocR ligand-binding domain-containing protein is translated as MEEHFPTHKWRIQDFVDVPTLQRIQDTFAKAMDMAAVTVGRDGVPVTKTSNFQPVCRLMRSTPEGLRRCHACDACGGLAAYRSGRPATYVCHAGLVDVAAPIIIEDEYLGCLLCGQVMLESERERTIQNVLDRNGSIGIAPAELEEAVYAMPAADRDRLDSAVEMLMLAASHIIEIGKTNLIQARLLKEVKAKAATEKALQDAQLRALQARVNPHFLFNSLTLIGYTAFEEKAVKTEEVAYMLSDILRYSLRNLATSVPLSEEFDMIERCLRLHQLRFGDHLSIEVDLDESLRNWPVPCMVLQPLAENAIVHGVEALSRPVRVRVSARRVGDRGLIEVYDNGAGMSEAQVAALNNDRCVLQQAERSRAALGLQSVITRLDSEYGNDFDLKVTSRLNEGTRIELSWPLGDYAQLENA
- a CDS encoding response regulator transcription factor; the encoded protein is MLELARTERFASMFQGAFQQESSVRPGLLVADDTPIIRSTVSRVVAAEALDFANVWEAKNGSEAVELARREHPELILIDIKMPGVDGLEAAAIIKAELPRTRLIFLTAYDEFAYVQRALKIGALDYLLKPIRPAKLGELLRKLHGEICTELSASSSASDAEIARDVTSAATPCAPERDPVKRAIAFISENYADENMSLSAVANVAHLSPSHLAHRFRECVGISYKQFLTEKRIEAAKDLLLTTDTTNEAVAEQVGYANVTNFYRLFQRETGMTPAQFRRSEKEPVPDAQ
- the eutJ gene encoding ethanolamine utilization protein EutJ, which translates into the protein MNSHADDILARAVSVFNKTPARQGYKGRVHVGVDLGTAYTVLVVLDEDGQPLAGRYQFAQIVRDGLVVDFIGAMQILSRMKAEVEADLGFALESAATSYPPGVAPAEVKATQNVVIGAGLECEHFVDEPTAANALLQIKDGAVVDVGGGTTGVAIFKDGEVVYTADEATGGTQFTLVLSGALGVSFEEAEDIKKDPKRARSLYPLVRPVMQKVGSIVARHIAPYDVKTIHLVGGTSGMPGMADIVAEMTGIPTKLPSHPMFVTPIGIAMHDREDKTGAPPQK